Proteins encoded together in one Bactrocera neohumeralis isolate Rockhampton chromosome 4, APGP_CSIRO_Bneo_wtdbg2-racon-allhic-juicebox.fasta_v2, whole genome shotgun sequence window:
- the LOC126757605 gene encoding translin yields MANFVNLEVFSNYQKYIDNEQEIRENIRIKVREIEQLAKEATIQLQIIHSDLSKIDGACQAARKQIASCAGVYKQLSEIIPHGQYYRYSDHWTYITQRLVFLIAMVVYLEAGFLVKRETVAEMLGLQVSHTEGFHLDIEDYLMGILQMASELSRFATNSVTMGDYDRPLNISHFMANLNSGFRLLNLKNDGLRKRFDALKYDVKKIEEVVYDISIRGLRNETPQSTAEDIAANETASA; encoded by the exons atggcaaattttgttaatttagaaGTGTTTTCCAACTATCAAAAATATATCGACAATGAACAGGAAATTCGAGAG AATATCAGAATAAAAGTGCGAGAAATCGAGCAATTGGCCAAAGAAGCTACAATCCAACTTCAAATCATTCATTCAGATCTATCAAaga tTGATGGTGCATGCCAAGCAGCGCGCAAACAAATAGCGTCATGTGCCGGTGTCTATAAACAATTGTCAGAGATCATTCCCCATGGACAGTATTATAG atactCTGATCACTGGACATACATAACACAGCGTCtagtttttttaattgcaatgGTTGTATATTTGGAAGCCGGTTTTCTGGTAAAACGCGAGACCGTAGCAGAAATGTTGGGTT tacaaGTTAGTCACACAGAAGGCTTTCACCTGGATATAGAGGACTATTTAATGGGAATTCTTCAAATGGCTTCGGAACTATCTCGTTTTGCCACCAATTCAGTAACCATGGGCGATTATGATCGCCCCCTTAATATTTCACATTTCATGGCGAATTTAAATTCAGGCTTTCGTTTACTTAATCTAAAAAATGATGGTTTGCGCAAGCGTTTCGACGCCTTAAAATACGACGTAAAGAAAATCGAAGAAGTTGTTTATGATATCAGTATACGTGGTTTGCGCAACGAAACGCCACAATCCACTGCAGAAGATATAGCCGCAAATGAAACCGCCAGTGCGTAG
- the LOC126755678 gene encoding peflin isoform X1, whose amino-acid sequence MSYGGGYPGGYNPYSAPPGAFPPQNAQVSPQAQQWFNMVDRDRSGKINSSELKAALVNGRGENFSDNACKLMISMFDKDASGTIDIYEFEKLYEYINQWLMVFKTYDRDSSGHIDENELTQAFSQMGFRFTPEFINFLVKKSDPRDHKEVSVDQFIVLCVQIQRFTESFRQRDTQQNGTITIGFEDFLSIAIGCSY is encoded by the exons atGTCTTACGGC GGCGGTTATCCTGGTGGCTACAATCCTTACTCTGCACCTCCCGGTGCCTTTCCGCCACAAAACGCCCAAGTCTCGCCACAGGCACAGCAATGGTTCAATATGGTCGATCGCGATCGTTCCGGAAAAATAAATTCCAGTGAACTGAAAGCAGCATTGGTGAATGGACGTGGTGAAAACTTTTCAGATAATGCTTGCAAGTTAATGATta GCATGTTCGATAAGGACGCTAGCGGTACAATTGACATTTACGAATTCGAAAAGCTTTATGAGTACATAAACCAGTGGTTAATGGTATTTAAAACCTACGATCGGGATAGCAGCGGTCACATAGATGAAAACGAACTAACTCAAG CATTCTCGCAAATGGGCTTTAGATTCACGCCAGAATTCATCAACTTTCTGGTTAAAAAGAGCGATCCAAGAGATCATAAAGAAGTGTCTGTGGATCAATTTATTGTTCTGTGTGTGCAAATTCAACGCTTTACCGAGTCATTTAGACAACGAGACACTCAACAAAATGGCACGATAACAATCGGATTTGAGGATTTCCTTAGTATTGCTATTGGATGTTCCTattga
- the LOC126755487 gene encoding longitudinals lacking protein: MYSVQTTCRRYLTHFSRKPTQPHKENTSPQGVLIQKSCQRSILNTHGAKRLNVRNASTSASAAMPPETATGLVPGLSPQIQAERVTMPANLCRKNMSMTDVSDMLINLYKANVANAPKNQQTAASKFRQTSPTSAEGHEPSSIAAIATKGAAAAVNEPKNLQNDEMLFAAKEEQQQQQKTAVTSENNGTVEQAAFHQATENANIMQATSTKADNNLYGFAAGAMPPLNAIPTSVVVTPNGEPLDIKPVINPTTGQVMPMLPNAGLGVGSSVIKPVPTLTDAQIPSLAPLSSALERANALNSQNNGSPAGVMPAGCDVLPPAAVLAAALLRDGYNNFQQQLRTQELLKMNGPVDANNGNVGDASAANTFSSKILENFLRQRRLKSESAAENTANEMDAGDGDDEDDSRYNGFEDIHLVEGNKPTYNNSSMPGVYQPSGASSSSPHLTASNTDYMSDDSQKFMFGAHSQAFRHLEYTLGVENGANSFGAASSQEGGNNENSNEGPEPIYECRHCGKKYRWKSTLRRHENVECGGKEPSHQCPYCPYKSKQRGNLGVHVRKHHSDLPQLASKRRSKYSNKLDGGNISANASDDSSSKLIIDCSK; encoded by the exons atgtacagcgTTCAAACTACCTGCAGGCGTTATTTGACTC ATTTTAGCCGCAAACCAACGCAGCCGCACAAGGAAAACACCTCGCCGCAAGGCGTCTTGATACAGAAATCATGCCAGCGTTCCATACTCAACACACACGGCGCCAAGCGACTCAACGTGCGCAACGCCAGCACCAGCGCCAGCGCCGCCATGCCGCCAGAAACTGCGACCGGGCTCGTGCCCGGATTGTCGCCGCAAATTCAAGCCGAGCGAGTTACTATGCCAGCGAATTTGTGTCGGAAAAATATGTCCATGACGGATGTGTCAGATATGCTCATCAATCTGTACAAAGCAAACGTAGCTAATGCACCAAAGAACCAACAGACTGCAGCGTCCAAGTTTAGACAAACTTCGCCCACGTCGGCTGAGGGTCACGAGCCATCGAGCATAGCGGCTATTGCCACCAAAGGCGCTGCCGCTGCAGTGAACGAGCCAAAAAACTTGCAAAATGATGAAATGTTGTTCGCAGCGAAagaggaacaacaacaacagcaaaagacGGCGGTAACATCAGAGAATAATGGTACCGTTGAGCAAGCAGCATTTCATCAAGCCACTGAGAATGCAAATATAATGCAAGCTACAAGCACAAAAGCCGACAATAATTTGTACGGATTTGCTGCCGGCGCAATGCCACCCTTAAATGCCATACCAACATCGGTAGTGGTGACACCGAATGGTGAACCGCTCGATATAAAACCCGTTATAAATCCGACAACCGGACAGGTGATGCCCATGCTACCTAATGCGGGTCTCGGTGTCGGCTCCTCGGTGATTAAGCCGGTGCCCACATTGACCGATGCCCAAATCCCTTCTTTAGCACCCTTGAGTAGTGCTTTGGAACGCGCCAATGCACTTAACAGCCAAAATAATGGTTCACCAGCTGGTGTTATGCCCGCCGGCTGTGATGTCTTGCCACCGGCGGCCGTGCTTGCCGCAGCACTCCTACGTGATGGCTACAATAATTTCCAACAACAATTGCGCACACAAGAGCTGCTGAAGATGAATGGACCAGTCGATGCGAATAATGGTAATGTCGGTGATGCGAGCGCCGCAAATacattttcttcgaaaatattggAGAATTTTTTACGTCAACGACGTCTCAAATCGGAAAGTGCAGCCGAGAATACGGCAAACGAAATGGACGCCGGCGATGGCGATGACGAAGATGACTCACGCTATAACGGTTTCGAGGACATACACTTGGTCGAGGGTAACAAACCCACTTATAACAATTCTTCCATGCCCGGTGTCTACCAACCGAGCGGCGCTTCTTCGTCCTCACCACATTTAACAGCCTCAAATACCGATTATATGTCGGACGACTCGCAAAAGTTCATGTTCGGTGCACATTCACAGGCATTCCGCCATCTAGAGTACACGCTCGGTGTTGAAAACGGTGCCAACTCGTTCGGCGCGGCGAGTAGCCAAGAAGGCGGCAATAACGAAAACAGCAATGAGGGACCCGAACCCATTTACGAGTGTCGTCATTGTGGCAAAAAGTACCGTTGGAAGTCAACATTGCGACGCCACGAGAATGTCGAGTGCGGCGGCAAAGAACCCTCGCATCAATGTCCCTACTGCCCATACAAGTCGAAGCAACGTGGCAATCTCGGTGTGCACGTGCGCAAACACCACTCGGATCTGCCACAATTGGCGAGTAAACGACGCTCGAAATACTCAAATAAGTTGGACGGTGGCAATATTAGCGCAAATGCATCAGATGACTCATCGAGCAAATTGATCATTGATTGCTCGAAATAA
- the LOC126755678 gene encoding peflin isoform X2, which translates to MVDRDRSGKINSSELKAALVNGRGENFSDNACKLMISMFDKDASGTIDIYEFEKLYEYINQWLMVFKTYDRDSSGHIDENELTQAFSQMGFRFTPEFINFLVKKSDPRDHKEVSVDQFIVLCVQIQRFTESFRQRDTQQNGTITIGFEDFLSIAIGCSY; encoded by the exons ATGGTCGATCGCGATCGTTCCGGAAAAATAAATTCCAGTGAACTGAAAGCAGCATTGGTGAATGGACGTGGTGAAAACTTTTCAGATAATGCTTGCAAGTTAATGATta GCATGTTCGATAAGGACGCTAGCGGTACAATTGACATTTACGAATTCGAAAAGCTTTATGAGTACATAAACCAGTGGTTAATGGTATTTAAAACCTACGATCGGGATAGCAGCGGTCACATAGATGAAAACGAACTAACTCAAG CATTCTCGCAAATGGGCTTTAGATTCACGCCAGAATTCATCAACTTTCTGGTTAAAAAGAGCGATCCAAGAGATCATAAAGAAGTGTCTGTGGATCAATTTATTGTTCTGTGTGTGCAAATTCAACGCTTTACCGAGTCATTTAGACAACGAGACACTCAACAAAATGGCACGATAACAATCGGATTTGAGGATTTCCTTAGTATTGCTATTGGATGTTCCTattga